One segment of Paenibacillus rhizovicinus DNA contains the following:
- the fmt gene encoding methionyl-tRNA formyltransferase, with product MRIVFMGTPDFAVSSLEAILDAGHTVELVVTQPDRPKGRKKTLTPPPVKEAALLRGLPVEQPERLRGSETVARIAELKPDLIVTAAYGQILPKAVLDVPRLGCINVHGSLLPSYRGGAPIQRAIINGETVTGVTIMYMAVGLDTGDMISVVEVPISDTDTSGTLFEKLTAAGAKLLSETLPAIEAETVKATPQNNDEATYAPNLTRDDERIDWSRPARSIYNQVRGLSPMAGGFTIWNGEPFKVWGCTAVKRGASAAEPGTVLAVSDDGILVQTGEDALLLTVIQPAGKKAMNAAEWLKGARMTPGSAFGAGGEA from the coding sequence ATGCGCATTGTATTTATGGGAACGCCGGATTTCGCGGTTTCGTCCTTAGAAGCTATCCTTGATGCGGGACATACCGTTGAACTGGTCGTGACGCAGCCCGATCGGCCGAAGGGCCGCAAAAAAACGTTGACGCCGCCTCCGGTCAAGGAAGCGGCGCTTCTTCGCGGTTTGCCGGTCGAACAGCCGGAACGGCTGCGCGGCTCGGAAACGGTAGCCCGAATCGCCGAGCTCAAGCCTGATCTTATCGTGACGGCCGCATACGGCCAAATTCTGCCTAAAGCAGTGCTGGACGTCCCTCGGCTTGGCTGCATTAACGTTCATGGTTCGCTGCTGCCGAGCTACCGCGGCGGGGCGCCGATTCAACGCGCGATCATCAATGGCGAAACGGTAACCGGCGTGACGATCATGTATATGGCGGTCGGTCTAGACACCGGCGACATGATCAGCGTGGTGGAAGTTCCGATTTCGGATACCGATACATCCGGCACGTTGTTCGAGAAATTGACCGCGGCAGGCGCGAAGCTGCTGTCTGAAACGCTGCCGGCCATCGAAGCGGAGACCGTGAAGGCGACGCCTCAAAATAACGATGAAGCGACGTACGCGCCTAACCTGACGCGCGACGACGAGCGAATCGATTGGAGCCGTCCGGCGCGCAGCATTTATAATCAAGTGCGCGGTCTTTCGCCGATGGCGGGCGGGTTTACGATCTGGAATGGCGAGCCGTTCAAGGTATGGGGATGCACGGCGGTGAAGCGCGGCGCATCCGCCGCCGAACCGGGAACGGTGCTGGCTGTATCCGACGACGGCATTCTCGTACAGACGGGCGAAGATGCGCTGCTGTTGACGGTCATCCAACCGGCCGGCAAGAAAGCGATGAACGCCGCCGAATGGCTGAAAGGCGCACGGATGACACCGGGCTCTGCTTTTGGCGCCGGGGGTGAAGCGTGA
- the rsmB gene encoding 16S rRNA (cytosine(967)-C(5))-methyltransferase RsmB has protein sequence MRNGQRPGTKPAPANKPQPRRKTAREVALETLVRVAESGAYSNLQLNRALEDAGLSRPDAGLATELVYGTIQHQRLLDDRLQALITKGFRKLDPWVLALLRMSAYQLLMLDRVPPHAAVNEAVVIAKRRGHSGISGMVNGVLRNMERNLAELKEPVEQANPVQRIGITHSYPDWLVKRWIAAYGEETAERICAAGNERPHSSLRINPLKLSRDKAMQLLADSGFEAQPSALAAEGVVVSGGGNLAQSDGYRDGWWTLQDESSMLVADVCAPESGMKVLDCCAAPGGKTTHLAELMGDRGQVVANDVHPHKQLLIDEHAARLGLRTVHTVVGDAGTLSERFEPDSFDLVLLDAPCSGFGVIRRKPEIKWTKSEADVAAIADLQAKLMDEAAKLVRPGGVLVYSTCTIEQEENEQQVLKFLSSNESFKLDAEWPERVLQPLRANGIVGESFGGMVQLLPQHFGSDGFFIARLKRL, from the coding sequence ATGAGAAACGGGCAGCGTCCCGGAACCAAGCCTGCGCCTGCCAATAAACCGCAACCGCGGCGCAAGACAGCCCGCGAGGTTGCGCTTGAAACGCTGGTTCGCGTTGCGGAATCAGGAGCATACAGCAATCTGCAGTTGAACCGCGCGCTGGAAGACGCCGGCCTCTCGCGCCCGGATGCCGGACTTGCGACGGAGCTCGTATATGGGACCATTCAACATCAGCGGCTGCTCGACGACCGGCTGCAAGCGCTCATTACGAAAGGGTTCCGCAAGCTGGATCCATGGGTATTGGCGCTGCTGCGGATGAGCGCGTATCAGTTGCTTATGCTCGACCGGGTTCCGCCGCACGCGGCCGTGAACGAGGCGGTAGTCATCGCTAAACGCCGCGGTCACAGCGGAATTTCCGGCATGGTCAACGGCGTGCTGCGTAATATGGAGCGCAATCTGGCTGAACTGAAAGAACCAGTCGAGCAGGCGAATCCCGTCCAGCGCATCGGCATTACGCATTCGTATCCGGATTGGCTGGTGAAGCGCTGGATCGCTGCCTACGGGGAAGAAACGGCAGAGCGAATCTGCGCGGCCGGCAACGAACGACCGCATAGCAGCCTCCGTATCAACCCGCTCAAGCTGTCGCGGGATAAAGCGATGCAACTGCTGGCGGACTCGGGCTTCGAAGCGCAGCCTTCCGCGCTTGCGGCGGAAGGCGTCGTCGTAAGCGGCGGCGGCAATCTTGCCCAGTCGGACGGCTATCGGGACGGCTGGTGGACGCTGCAGGACGAGAGCTCCATGCTGGTCGCGGATGTCTGCGCGCCGGAGTCCGGCATGAAGGTGCTGGATTGCTGCGCCGCGCCTGGAGGGAAGACGACGCATCTCGCCGAACTGATGGGCGACCGCGGACAAGTCGTCGCGAACGACGTCCATCCGCATAAGCAGCTGCTAATCGACGAGCACGCCGCGCGCCTCGGGTTGCGCACTGTTCATACGGTCGTCGGGGACGCGGGCACCTTATCGGAGCGATTCGAACCGGACAGCTTTGATCTTGTGCTGCTGGACGCGCCGTGCTCGGGCTTCGGCGTCATTCGCCGTAAACCGGAAATCAAATGGACGAAATCCGAAGCGGATGTCGCGGCGATCGCGGATCTTCAGGCGAAGCTGATGGACGAAGCCGCGAAGCTGGTGCGTCCCGGAGGCGTGCTCGTCTACAGCACCTGCACGATCGAGCAGGAAGAAAATGAGCAGCAGGTACTGAAATTTCTATCAAGCAACGAATCCTTTAAGCTGGATGCCGAATGGCCCGAGCGCGTGCTCCAGCCGCTGCGGGCGAACGGAATCGTCGGCGAAAGCTTCGGCGGCATGGTGCAGCTGCTGCCGCAGCATTTCGGCAGTGACGGATTTTTCATTGCCCGCCTGAAACGTTTGTAA
- the rlmN gene encoding 23S rRNA (adenine(2503)-C(2))-methyltransferase RlmN: MKPFIYDYTLEQIQDWMKDNGESAFRGTQLFEWLYVKRVKNFEEMSNLSKPLRQKLQDHFQFVTLTEITRFESKDGTVKFLFGLHDNHAIETVIMRHSYGNSICVTTQVGCRIGCTFCASTLGGLKRNLTAGEIVAQVVVAQQMLDATNERVSSIVIMGSGEPFENYDATMTFLRLMIHEKGLNIGQRHITVSTSGIVPSMYKFAEENTQINLAISIHAPNDKLRSKLMPVNRRFPFEEVMEACRNYIAKTGRRITFEYALIGGVNDQSEHAEELAKVLKGMLCHVNLIPVNHVPERDYVRTPREQIFEFHRILEKNKINATIRREQGHDIAAACGQLRAKHMESTAG; the protein is encoded by the coding sequence ATGAAACCGTTCATCTACGACTATACGCTGGAGCAGATCCAAGATTGGATGAAAGACAACGGCGAGTCCGCATTCCGGGGCACGCAGCTATTCGAATGGCTTTACGTCAAGCGCGTGAAGAACTTCGAAGAGATGAGCAACTTGTCCAAGCCGCTTCGGCAAAAGCTTCAAGACCATTTTCAATTCGTCACCCTGACTGAAATCACCCGCTTCGAGTCAAAGGACGGCACAGTGAAATTTCTGTTCGGCCTTCACGACAACCATGCGATCGAAACCGTTATTATGCGGCACAGCTATGGCAACAGCATTTGCGTAACGACGCAAGTAGGCTGCCGGATCGGCTGTACGTTCTGCGCTTCCACGCTTGGCGGCCTGAAACGCAATCTGACCGCAGGCGAGATCGTCGCGCAGGTCGTCGTCGCCCAGCAAATGCTGGATGCAACGAACGAGCGCGTATCCAGCATCGTCATCATGGGCTCCGGCGAACCGTTCGAGAATTATGACGCGACCATGACGTTCCTTCGTCTCATGATCCATGAGAAGGGACTGAATATCGGCCAGCGCCATATTACGGTGTCCACGAGCGGCATCGTGCCGAGCATGTACAAATTCGCCGAAGAGAACACGCAGATCAACCTGGCGATTTCGATCCATGCGCCGAACGACAAGCTCCGCTCCAAGCTCATGCCGGTCAACCGCCGCTTCCCGTTCGAGGAAGTGATGGAAGCATGCCGGAATTACATCGCGAAGACCGGGCGTCGCATCACGTTCGAATACGCCTTGATCGGCGGCGTGAACGACCAGAGCGAACATGCGGAAGAACTGGCGAAAGTGCTGAAAGGCATGCTGTGCCACGTCAACTTGATTCCGGTCAATCACGTGCCGGAGCGGGATTACGTACGCACGCCGCGCGAGCAGATTTTCGAGTTCCATCGTATTCTGGAGAAAAACAAAATCAATGCGACGATCCGCAGAGAACAGGGACATGACATTGCAGCGGCTTGCGGACAACTACGTGCTAAACATATGGAGTCTACGGCGGGGTGA